In Cicer arietinum cultivar CDC Frontier isolate Library 1 chromosome 7, Cicar.CDCFrontier_v2.0, whole genome shotgun sequence, the genomic window AGCTGTATACTTCTCTTCTCCACGTTCATATTGTGTGAATTTTGttgatacatttttaaaaaaagtaaaattactTTTCAAgtgtaatataatataattgttaaacttcttcaaaattttgGGCTCaccaaaaaaaatgtttttgaaatgtTATGTCTCATGATCGTATCTCCATAATCAACTAGTAATACATTCGTATGAACGACGGTTCAATTTCTTAAATTGAAATGATAATTaggatatattaattttttacactacgcgaaaaatagtattttacaacgctttttttaagtaatttacaacgttttttcaaataattaagcGCTATAGTATCTAACGccttaaaaagatacaacatcgctctttaaaataaaaaataaaaaacgctgtaaatcccttcaaaaaagcgctacttgttgtactagttttacagcgttttttttcaaaaaagtgatgtaataggtgcattcttatgcactttttacagcgctttttcaaaaaaattaaatacgctgtaataggtgcattcttattctatttttattaaaaaacattgtaaatggaatttttaaaataacgtTTGTTTATATAAACAGGTTTTTTAAGGCATCTTTTTTAAGAAAccgctgtcttttaattttttttccaaaatcattttcatccagcaATCAGTTTTCAACCAGCAATCATTTTTCATCCAGCAATCAttttcacaacaacaaaactacataactttataactttacatattcacaacaaaaccaaaactatataacttgacacaattacatattttttacatttacatattcacaacctTGCAGCATGCCAATTTCTCagcaaattaaataattttcatttcgaTCACATACTTACActagtcttcctttatttcagttagatctctttcagagtatgttggactagaattgtcaaagtactgtgcgatctaaaatttgaacataaataagttagaatcaaatatatacatagtttatatatgaaaaccAAAATataccgtttctgggattatacactacaagaaatcccCTCATTTGTGGCCgaaaaaagccctcacaaaagcttaaaaatttaagtggattttgtggctgcctaagccctcacaaaatcacaacgttgtgattttgtgcgggcttaggcagccacaaaatccacataaattttaaagatttttgtgagggcttttgcagccacaaaatcaacccTTTATGAGGGTAAAGTCCGCCACAAAGGCAAGCCATTTGTGGCCGCCCAAGCCGCCACAAACTCCTGATCCGTTACCTTTTGTGgttgcaaaggccgccacaaaatcccaAAGTGACGTTGTCATTTgtggccgcccaggccgccacaaagtatCAACCATATTCTATAAATATCACTCCActcctcttatcatttttcacttcaacCTTCTCTCTAAAcattctttctaaattttctctccaccttctcttTACAAAAATTATTCCTCCAAGCTTgcttgaattttggtaagtttatattatattatatatttagttttttatttttattttttatttgaaattatttatgtaattaatattattgaatttttattttgacagtggttGTTAATTACTTCGAAGAGTTGTAAGCTCCGTACgtgaaagcttcaagtcagacgctacccgacatcaagttagtattttatatattttaaatttagattagtaaatatatatgtgatattataattatatttatattatttttaaaatatagattagtaatatatatgtgtgtgtgtgtgtgttatattatagatttatttaaaaaaaaataggaattatgttgtttacataatatatgataaataaaagtttcaaacacatgtaaaacatattgattttaatataactattttattattaaaattatgatattattattttttgttataattaagtcttgatacatattaatatagTTTATTGATTGTTAgtcttgatattttttgttagtcttgattattaaaaaaacatNNNNNNNNNNNNNNNNNNNNNNNNNNNNNNNNNNNNNNNNNNNNNNNNNNNNNNNNNNNNNNNNNNNNNNNNNNNNNNNNNNNNNNNNNNNNNNNNNNNNNNNNNNNNNNNNNNNNNNNNNNNNNNNNNNNNNNNNNNNNNNNNNNNNNNNNNNNNNNNNNttaatttatattttaaatttatatttatattaatttattatatataatattataatacagtattaattttaaatttaaaaaattaaatttttaatatacgtaatatcttgtggcggcctaagccatcacaaatatatttattttttaatttggatgatactttgtggcggcctaaaccctcacaaaggatggagtttgtggcggcctggacCCTCACAAAGGGTGAACTTTTTAAAATCAGTCTGTCATTTGTGGCAGCCTGTGCCCTAACAAAGGCAgtattttgtggctgcaaaggccatCACAAAGGCATacattttgtggctgcaaaggccctAAAAAATGACAACGTATTTTTCaaactttgtggctgcaaaggccctcACAAATGTTTGTGACCAacttatttgtggctgcctaaggctGCCACAAATAGCCCCTTTGTGGTTGTTTTTTtaccctttgtgagggcttttggccctaAAAAATtccttgttttcttgtagtggtaGTCCGGTTGACAGGTCTGTCCTAAGGACATATGGGGATCATGTTGCGACACGACTATGAGACGGTGTGGTAAATTtttgaatcaaattaaatttttaatagttgCTTAATGTGttttaacttatatttgttCCGTTAATTTATTTCAAGATTGCGGAGAGTTAAGGATTTTTAACAAcggcaaaaaattaaaagaagctgTCATTGAAAATCAAGAGGTTGAGGAACTTGTTAAAAGTTCTGGTTTATATACGTTGCTAAAATGCAGCTACGAGATGATCGACAAATGTCTAATTTCTATCTTTGTCGAGAGATGGCATCGCGACACCAACAaatttcatcttccaattgggGAGATGACCATTACTCTGGATGATGTCTCTTTGCTGCTGCATATACCAATCACTGGTGCATTCTTCAATGTTAATATACTTAACAAGGATGACGCTGCAGAATTATTGGGTGAGCTTCTTGGGGTTAGTATGACTGCTGCATATGCTGAGTTTAACTTAACGCGAACAACCGATGTTCGGTATAGTTGGTTGCTTGACGTATACCATCAGCGATGTGCTGATCAGCATTGACAAATGGCTGCGAGggcatttcttttatttttggtggGTTGCACCTTGTTCAACGACAAGAGTGCTTTCGCGGTGAGTGTTGCCTACCTTGTATGCTTTAGAGACCTCAACTCATGCGGGCGATATGCATGGGGTGCTGCTGCACTTGCTTTCCTATACGACAATCTTCGAGAAGTGAGCATGCATCAGACTAGAACGGTATCAGGGTATCTGACACTATTACAGGTATTTGCGCTTGCTTTCCTGGTTTGATTTATTTCCTGATTTCgtggattttttttgttttgggtTTGTTGCTTTACTGATTTATGAATATCTTATTATATATGTGCAGGCGTGGGTGTATGAGCATTTTCCAGCATTATGTGCAAATTCTATCTCAGATTTATGTTGAGGACTATCCTAGAGCACTTAAATGGAAGCCAAAACAAGATAAAGGTTTGGTTATTCCATTTAGGAAAGCACTCGACGAGATTGATGACATATGTTGGACACCCTACAATGAGCATAAACCGAAGCGACCATTTGAGGTTGTTTCATTATTCAGAGGGTGGATACATTGGGGTTCCAAGATGTATGCTCACTTGCCATATAGGGTATTGCGTCAATATGAACATGTCCAAAACATCCCTACTTCACCTTTGGAGATAGTAGGTCAGACGACCACACCAGAGGAAATGGGCATAATGTTTACGCAATACGTTGTACATGTAGTTGACGCTGGAGCAGTTGTATACAGACCTGCAGACTGCGCGAATGAGTACATGGACTGGTTTCGTCGGATTTCTCATCCATATATCATTCGTAGAGAACCGGTCTATGTAGCTCATTCGATTGCAGAACCTGCCGATGGTGATCATGATCCAATTCAAACAACggtaaattcatttaaatttaatttatgactttattaaattaattagtcaTGTAATTTGTTTAactaaattaattgattaatttattttttaatgcagCGTCGAGCAATACAAATTGCAGAGGAGCTTCTTGGTCGACAGTTGGTATAACCTGATGGCATCACACTCGTGAATGAACTAATTTTGGTGTTGCGATCTCAGAGAGATGGTTGTAGAGATTGGACCAACGTAGTGCCATATCGTAGGAGACATAAAGAGACTTAGGATTTGGATTTGTATTTTGGATATATATTTTGGACATCattttggatatatatatattgaatatctATTTTGGATTTCGACAATATTAAACAACTTcattatatttgaattcataCTATATTAAATGTCAACAATTCAGTTtacaataacttcatttatagTTTCTGGAAATATCTGCAACCAATGTTGCATGCGATCTGTGTAAATAAATTCCCATTGTCGTGCTTctttattacaatattttttccaCAAAATACTTGTTGGTGATATAGGGGAATCTGACTTTAAGTAAACCTGTTAAATtacataacaattataaatgaattatcaattataaatcaataacatttataaaatgaattatcaaaaacaatttaatatgaCAATTAATACCTGTACGAAATGTAAGTTCTTAACAAATGCAATAACAATCACACGATGCTCTGACATAGATGTTGTTGGTGGACTTCGAAGTGGAAAATATGTTTGCGATTGGTTAAGTGATAATGCGACGACAACCACGTTAAACTTCGAAGTAATCACATATCCCATTTTTGGAAGTGTCATCCAATTATCCTTCGATGCAACTTGCTCAACATACACATTGTGTATAAATTTTCGAACATAATTTTCTCCACCAAATAGTATCTCGTAGTGTGACATGAACTCTTGAAGCTCTACCACACACTGTTGACGGATGAATGCCCAACAGTTCTCATCCATTCCCAGTAAATCTGCAATTGCACAATATCCACAATCACCATCATCACCAGCATCAATAATGTCATCtatgaatttatgaatttcaattgGCAACCAATCTTTGAAGAGGAGAACTCTTGGTTGTTGAACTTTGCTAACTGATGGTCGAGGTGTGAACTTTTAGACTGATGGTCGAGGTGCGAGCTTTTGCCTTTTTTTGGTGCACCTTTTGTTTTAACATTGGCAATCGGTGGACACATCGACGTAGTCGATGGATACACGATCTCTCGTAATttatctttaagtgaaattttgCCAGGTACATCAAGTTCTTCAAACTTTTTCACTATCACATCTATTTTATGTTTCATAGATAACTCTGAAGGTTTACTCGATGCATCAACATGGAAAGTTAATTTACTCCACCAAACATGAATAGCGTCTAATGGAATGGTACGTGGGATCATACTATACCTGGCTatttcacatgcacaaggtagacCATGTGTTGTCCTAATTGTTCAACGACACTCATTCTGATCAATACCTACATACGTCACGCGATCATACTTTGCCACAATGTGATCTATTGCATTTTTGGACACAACACCATGCAAATTGGCGTATAATCTATTACTATATCGATGCACATTTTGAATGATGCTCTTTTCAAATGATGTTATTATCTCATTGCGTTGTAATATAATTATGCTATTGATGGTTTTCCAAACACTGCATATATCACTAATACTATCTTGTAATATCCTTTTCAAACTCCAATGCGCCGACTCAACCCTTTGTGTTGTGGTGTTCCCAAAGTGCATAACTCTATTTTTCCACGCCTCAACATAACCACTGCTCGTGTAAATAATCGTAAAAAATAGAACAACTACTACAAATTCCTTCAAAGATAGCCAACTTCATGTAGTACTAAGCCTCATCATAACTGTAAATAAGAGCCTCCCATGCCTACATTATTTGCACTTGCTTCTTTTTTGGAAACACAGTCATCTTGCACTTGGCTTTGACATTCTTGCATATATGAAACAAGCATAATAAATTCATTGCTTTTGGAAAAACATTTTCAACCGCGTTCATCAAAGCAAGGTCTCTATCGGTAACGATGACTTCAACGTCACCACTTGTAATCTGTTCTTTCACCATTTGTAGTGCCCACGTGAATTATCAGCACGCTCATACTGTAGATATGAAAATCCCATGTCATTTCAGTAGATGTAACACCAATAATCTCAAGTAATGGCATTCGATACCTACAGGTCTTGTAAGTGCTATCCATAATCAATACTATGTGAACATTATTTACAAGAGTGATAGCGTCTGGATGGGCCCAAAATATGTCGCTCAACTCATCTGAACTATCTAACTACCTATATCGATAGACGTATTTGTCGCATTCCATCAATGTTAAAAGGTGTTGCTTTTttgttctattacctctaagTGATGAACGTACTTGTTTTATTGTCGTCAAACTTTCAACGTTATGATCCTTTAGTgtcattaaaatgtttttttggtTTTACCAAGTTCTTTGTCATATCACCAAGTACATTTTTCTCGTCTTGAGACAATCGGCCTAAGAAAGAGTGACCGATCAGTTTTTTGGCCATTTCGTGGTTATGGAGACCACATATTACATGCAAATACCATCCTTCACCAACACTTGATCTGGTTCCTCTCAATCTAAATGGACATTCACATTTTCTAGTCCAAGTACTCCTCGTAAGATTAGGATTCTTCCAAGGTCTATATTTACCActtctttcacaaccaagaattaattttgtctttattCTTGGTCGTGCTGTCGCAGTTTCAGATCtaaaaatcacaacaacaattccATTTTCCCTTCCAACATTTCTAGCCCATTTCAATAAATCATCTCGTGTATCTAACATCATGTCGGTGGTAAACACATCAGTCAAATCAATCATAACAGGTTCAACTCTTTCATTCATAGTGTCAAAATTAGGTTCCTCATCATCAtacatttcttcaaaatcaggatccaaatcatcatacatttcCTCAAAATCAGGTTCCAAACCTTCATACATTTCATCACTGTTGTCTCCCCCTTGATCCATTTAattgcatccaataaattacataaatataacataaaaaatcttAACTCCTAAAcccaataaacaaaaaaaaaatccaaatttgaGCAGCATTACGTGAATTGAGTTAACGTatgtttacgtgaactcagttcacgtagcaaatacgtgaattgaattcaacTACACAtatgtgaactcagttcacgtatgccTCATCTGTTCAAAAAACTGACCTtcacgtgaactgagttcatgtatgTGTACTTATATTCAATTCACGTATTTgctacgtgaactcagttcacgtacacgTATGTTAACTCAGTTCATGTAGCTCATGAATTCTTCAACTCCATTGAAGTACTCAATCTTAAATCACACACGTTTACATAAACCTAAATCACGTAGCATctgtattttcttaattttattaactACGTGAATTCATTTCACGTAAACGTATGTGAACTCAATTCATGTACGAAACCcagatttaaaaaaagaaattgaaactaCAAAACACAACAACATAAATACCTAGTTGAGTTGAGTCactataatgatgaagatgttgaagatgattcaagattattgaagaagattcaagattattgaataaaatgtatcaaaatgattgaagaagatgaagaagattgaaggtgttaggttaatgaagatgaagatgatgaagatagaaATGAGGGGTTAAGTGAATAAAGAGGAAAAGGTATTTTGAGTATTTggtatttacaaaaaaaaattaggggtgtgggaagcaaaAGTTTTAAAGGAATTTGTGATTTATTACTCTTCTACTTTTAGAAAAACGATATTACCATAAGTGATTTTTCAACTAACTTTGCTTGCTTCACTCATAGATCTCGTGATTtttcctctattttttttaccatttcatgatttgatgaaaaattgggattttttttttcttccgatTTTCTTGAACCAAAAATGTAGGTTTGGTTAATTCTTATTTCTATTAACCAAAAATTGAAGCCTATATATTGATTGCAACAAACTTTCCTATTTGGTAAGGTTTCTCCTTTTTttactcttaatttttttccaatCCAAACTAATTATAAACCCGTGCGAATGGACGGGTCTGAGTCAAATGAAAAATAGTGAAACAATGAGTATGAATgaagttcattaaaataaatatcaataccTAATAGAAGGAAATATAGATGGATTGTTAAAGAGCTTTGATTAGCATGGTAACATCTAacgtaaaataatataattacatAAACATAATCTAAGTTGTTATTTCTGTTACAACAACCATATATTTTCTTACATTggaaaattcaaatttcaatttgTTCCAAATTACGAACGTAGTTGGAAAATTCGTATGATAGTTTCTAGGGTTTACTGattataaataagaaaaataataatatataatccaaattaaaaataatttacgaCATGAATCGAGGTAGCTATTGTTCTGCTTATAACAAGAAGAAAATATGGGCCTGCGAGGTTTGGGGGTCATTGATcaaaatgatattaaataaatgataaatcttatagaattaaatgataaatatgtattttgtaGAATTGGATAgtttatacaataaattattatttacgtattataattttttttttgtatattatatatttttaacatttttatggAGAAATATTCAACATTCACtacaaaaatgtaaatttataGAGAGTCGAAGGTCAAGAATCACATCACATTAATAGTAAGTCATTAATCATATGAGATCATAATTGTGTATTCTCTTATAAACAAAAACGCAACTCACGGACACAAAatcctaaaaaatttattcatctTAAATAAAGAGCTAAGAGATTGAACAAGACATCTTACACTAAAACAACACAATATAACggataaaaactatttttctaCGAAACTTACATTACTACCTAATTAATTTTTCTacatgtaaaaataattttttcctacCCAATTAGTTATCACCATTACTAACACTTAACACTACTCATGCAGATATTGCAACTTGCAACTCCTCTGTATTGTTCTTAGAATTCAATAGATATATTACTTTCAATGCTACAACTTGAGTTTTCAACTCAAATTCCATCTCATCACAAAGGTATTCATACCATCACCAAGTCCATTGGAAATTTTAGTCCCCAATGAATGATAATGTAGAACCACGTCTAGATCTATCTATATAATCCTCCACATAAGTTAGAGAGTTTACCATCCTTCGTAACTTGGACATTCAATCCCCTACAATCTTTTCTTAACATTCAAAGCTTTACGGTTAGCTCAATATAATCCCGAAACACCCTACTCATTCGTATTTTACTAAAATCAAACATTCAAAACTACTAGTTTACTACTGTTAACGCCCCTCTCATTCTTGAGTAAGAACCACTTGGACATTCCCTTGTCTTAGAAGAACCAATTATCCACTCATAAATCTACACTATCTTTTTATGTAAAACCATCTTATCTATCGATTCTTGGTCGCTCTCTTCAACTACTAAGATATTACCAAAAAGGTTTCGGCCATTGAGTACTCCTACGAACTATTCTTCGAGATCCTACTAATATCATTGGTCTCACATCTATCTCCAAGACTTAACATCATGACTTTAGATACTAAAATTTTCTCACCCTCTGACAAagtcaccaaaaaaaaaaattctttgaaAAATGAAGTCCCACTTATTGTAACTTCGAACACTCTCACAATAACTCAGATTACTACTAATAAACTTGATAGATTACACCATCCGAAAAGACAGCTCCTAAGTGCCTAGTTACTTCAAATTTCGTCAATCCATGAGAGTTAACTCTACCTCTTCATACACAAAGTGCTTCTTTAACTCCGTATGTCATTCTTGTAACATGCGTTACACTTTTGAAAAATCTCAAATGTGAGATTCAAGACTAAACCAAAATAGTTTAATAGTAGTATTTTAAAACTACTTTTCAAAAACAATTTCGTAACAAATAGAAAATCACTTAAAAAGAGGATAAAACTCCTTTTAgatttccttaaaaaaaataaatcatattcccttattataacaataaaatagtataaattactctttttaaaaaaaatacattgttaGCATCCTAGTCAAAGACTTGATTAATTACAAGATACACTACAATATTTTTTACTGCAACGTAGAAAAACAATTgattatttgagaaaaaaaaccATTGTCTTAAGTTAAGATGTCTTTGAGGTGAACTATCACAATGGTTTTTCACTGTAATTAAAACATTGATCATACAAAACCGTTTATCTTTGATATTTTAACAAACACTTCAAAATCGTTGCCTTTGATtgtactaaataaaaaaaaaaaaaaaaaggttgccAAATTTATATAGTAATCCATTTGTTGATAAACCTTCTTAACTATATGCACAATAATCACTAAATAATTACTTTCCTAACTAATCAATTACAAACAACTCAAACCATTATATGCACAACAATCAGTTACATTGTACAATTATGTTCTTAGCTAATAATACAAAGATCCAATTACTTTTCTAAGAACTTCAGTTGATGCTTCTTGTCTTAACTCTCTTAAGCTCTTTATGC contains:
- the LOC140918803 gene encoding uncharacterized protein, which encodes MDQGGDNSDEMYEGLEPDFEEMYDDLDPDFEEMYDDEEPNFDTMNERVEPVMIDLTDVFTTDMMLDTRDDLLKWARNVGRENGIVVVIFRSETATARPRIKTKLILGCERSGKYRPWKNPNLTRSTWTRKCECPFRLRGTRSSVGEGWYLHVICGLHNHEMAKKLIGHSFLGRLSQDEKNVLGDMTKNLITSGDVEVIVTDRDLALMNAVENVFPKAMNLLCLFHICKNVKAKCKMTVFPKKKQVQIIGYVEAWKNRVMHFGNTTTQRVESAHWSLKRILQDSISDICSVWKTINSIIILQRNEIITSFEKSIIQNVHRYSNRLYANLHGVVSKNAIDHIVAKYDRVTYSMIPRTIPLDAIHVWWSKLTFHVDASSKPSELSMKHKIDVIVKKFEELDVPGKISLKDKLREIVYPSTTSMCPPIANVKTKDDIIDAGDDGDCGYCAIADLLGMDENCWAFIRQQCVVELQEFMSHYEILFGGENYVRKFIHNVYVEQVASKDNWMTLPKMGYVITSKFNVVVVALSLNQSQTYFPLRSPPTTSMSEHRVIVIAFVKNLHFVQVYLKSDSPISPTSILWKKYCNKEARQWEFIYTDRMQHWLQIFPETINEVIVN